A genomic stretch from Anser cygnoides isolate HZ-2024a breed goose chromosome 30, Taihu_goose_T2T_genome, whole genome shotgun sequence includes:
- the LOC136787696 gene encoding olfactory receptor 14C36-like produces MPNSSFVSEFLLLAFADTRELQLLHFGLFLGIYLAALLGNGLILTAVACDHRLHTPMYFFLLNLALLDLGCISTTLPKAMANALWDTRAISYQGCAAQVFLSVFLILSEFYVLTIMAYDRYVAICKPLHYGSLVGSRACAQMAAAAWGSGFLNAVLHTATTFSLPLCQGNAVDQFFCEIPQILKLSCSDANLREVGALVYSVSSVFGCFVFIVVSYVQIFRAVLRMPSEQGQHKAFSTCLPHLAVVSMTVSTGMFAYLKPPSISSPSLDLVVAVFYSVVPPALNPLIYSMRNQEIKDAVRKIFLYVLLHHQ; encoded by the coding sequence ATGCCCAATAGCAGCTttgtgagcgagttcctcctgctggcattcgcagacacgcgcgagctgcagctcctgcacttcgggctcttcctgggcatctacctggctgccctcctgggcaacggcctcatcctcaccgccgtagcctgcgaccaccgcctccacacccccatgtacttcttcctcctcaacctcgccctcctcgacctgggctgcatctccaccactctgcccaaagctatggccaatgccctctgggacaccagggccatctcctatcagggatgtgctgcacaggtctttctgtctgtcttcttgattttgtcagaattttatgttctcaccatcatggcctatgaccgctacgttgccatctgcaagcccctgcactacgggagcctcgtgggcagcagagcttgtgcccagatggcagcagctgcctggggcagtggctttctcaacgctgtcctgcacacggccactacattttccctgcctctctgccaaggcaatgctgtggaccagttcttctgtgaaatcccccagatcctcaagctctcctgctcagatgccaacctcagggaagttggggcacttgtgtatagtgtttcttcagtctttggttgttttgttttcattgtggtgtcctatgtgcagatcttcagggctgtgctgaggatgccctctgagcagggccagcacaaagccttttccacgtgcctccctcacctggcagTGGTCTCTATGACTGTTAGCactggcatgtttgcctacctgaagcccccttCCATCTCCTCTCCGTCCCTGGATCTTGTTGTGGCAGTTTTCTACTCGGTtgtgcctccagcactgaaccccctcatctacagcatgaggaaccaggagatcaaagatgcagtgaggaaaatatttctatacgTGCTTCTTCATCATCAATAA
- the LOC136787761 gene encoding olfactory receptor 14J1-like: MPNSSSVSEFLLLAFADTRELQLLHFGLFLGIYLAALLGNGLILTAVACDHRLHTPMYFFLLNLALLDLGCISTTLPKAMANALWDTRDISYQGCAAQVLFFVFFFGSEYSLLTVMSYDRYVAICKPLHYGSLVGSRACAQMAAAAWGSGFLNAVLHTANTFSLPLCQGNELDQFFCELPQIVKLSCSKAFLREAGLIVFSACLSFACFVFIVLSYVQIFRAVLRMPSEQGRHKAFSTCLPHLAVVSLFISTVMFTYLKPPSISSPSLDLVVAVLYMVVPPAVNPLIYSMRNLELKDALRKLMP, translated from the coding sequence atgcccaacagcagctctgtaagcgagttcctcctgctggcattcgcagacacgcgcgagctgcagctcctgcacttcgggctcttcctgggcatctacctggctgccctcctgggcaacggcctcatcctcaccgccgtagcctgcgaccaccgcctccacacccccatgtacttcttcctcctcaacctcgccctcctcgacctgggctgcatctccaccactctccccaaagccatggccaatgccctctgggacaccagggacaTCTCCTACCAAGGATGTGCTGCTCAAGttctcttttttgtcttcttctttGGTTCAGAGTATTcccttctcactgtcatgtcctatgaccgctacgttgccatctgcaagcccctgcactacgggagcctcgtgggcagcagagcttgtgcccagatggcagcagctgcctggggcagtggctttctcaatgctgtcctgcacacagctaatacattttccctgcccctctgccaaggtaATGAGCTtgatcagttcttctgtgagcTTCCTCAAATCgtcaagctctcctgctcaaagGCATTCCTCAGGGAGGCTGGGCTTATTGTATTTAGCGCCTGTTTatcatttgcttgttttgttttcattgtgctgtcctatgtgcagatcttcagggcggtgctgaggatgccctctgagcagggccggcacaaagccttttccacgtgcctccctcacctggccgtggtctccctgtttatcagTACTGTCATGTTtacctacctgaagcccccctccatctcctcgccatccctggacctggtggtggcagttctgtacatggtggtacctccagcagtgaaccccctcatctacagcatgaggaacctGGAGCTGAAAGATGCTTTGAGGAAACTGATGCCTTGA